Proteins encoded in a region of the Sugiyamaella lignohabitans strain CBS 10342 chromosome B, complete sequence genome:
- the CDC19 gene encoding pyruvate kinase CDC19 (Pyruvate kinase; functions as a homotetramer in glycolysis to convert phosphoenolpyruvate to pyruvate, the input for aerobic (TCA cycle) or anaerobic (glucose fermentation) respiration; regulated via allosteric activation by fructose bisphosphate; CDC19 has a paralog, PYK2, that arose from the whole genome duplication; GO_component: GO:0005737 - cytoplasm [Evidence IDA] [PMID 14718557]; GO_component: GO:0005886 - plasma membrane [Evidence IDA] [PMID 16622836]; GO_function: GO:0005524 - ATP binding [Evidence IEA]; GO_function: GO:0003824 - catalytic activity [Evidence IEA,IEA]; GO_function: GO:0016301 - kinase activity [Evidence IEA]; GO_function: GO:0000287 - magnesium ion binding [Evidence IEA]; GO_function: GO:0046872 - metal ion binding [Evidence IEA]; GO_function: GO:0000166 - nucleotide binding [Evidence IEA]; GO_function: GO:0030955 - potassium ion binding [Evidence IEA]; GO_function: GO:0004743 - pyruvate kinase activity [Evidence IEA,IEA]; GO_function: GO:0004743 - pyruvate kinase activity [Evidence IDA] [PMID 12063246]; GO_function: GO:0004743 - pyruvate kinase activity [Evidence IMP] [PMID 323230]; GO_function: GO:0016740 - transferase activity [Evidence IEA]; GO_process: GO:0006096 - glycolytic process [Evidence IEA,IEA,IEA]; GO_process: GO:0006096 - glycolytic process [Evidence IMP] [PMID 323230]; GO_process: GO:0008152 - metabolic process [Evidence IEA]; GO_process: GO:0016310 - phosphorylation [Evidence IEA]; GO_process: GO:0006090 - pyruvate metabolic process [Evidence IMP] [PMID 323230]), translating into MNFSHGEYSYHQSVIDNARESTRVFPGRPLAIALDTKGPEIRTGTTTSGGDYPIKAGHEMIITTDSAYAKKCDDSIMYVDYKNITKVIKVGRIIYVDDGVLSFEVLEIKDEQTLKVRAVNNGNISSHKGVNLPNTDVDLPALSEKDKSDLRFGVKNKVDMIFASFIRTGDDIKAIREVLGEDGKHIQIIAKIENQQGVNNFDDILKETDGVMVARGDLGIEIPASKVFIVQKQLIAKCNLAGKPVICATQMLESMTYNPRPTRAEVSDVGNAILDGADCVMLSGETAKGKYPVEAVSMMHETAIVAEKAIAYQPLFNEIRSLAPLPTSTSETVAIAAVAASFEQQAKAIIVLSTSGSTARLCSKYRPNCPILMVTRNEIAARYCHLYRGVYPFVYEKPRASNSGEWQQDVEARLLWGMQQGIDLGILNRGETVVVIQGWTGGLGHSNTLRILEAK; encoded by the coding sequence ATGAACTTCTCTCACGGTGAGTACTCATACCACCAATCTGTCATTGACAATGCTCGTGAGTCGACCCGAGTTTTCCCCGGTCGTCCTTTGGCCATTGCTCTTGACACCAAGGGCCCTGAGATCAGAACTGGTACTACCACTAGCGGTGGAGACTACCCCATCAAGGCCGGTCATGAGATGATCATTACCACCGACTCTGCTTACGCCAAGAAGTGTGACGACTCGATCATGTATGTTGACTACAAGAACATCACCAAGGTTATCAAGGTTGGCCGTATTATCTACGTTGACGATGGTGTGTTGTCTTTCGAGGTTTTGGAGATCAAGGACGAGCAAACCTTGAAGGTTCGTGCTGTCAACAACGGTAACATCTCTTCTCACAAGGGAGTTAACTTGCCCAACACCGATGTCGATTTGCCAGCTCTTTCCGAGAAGGACAAGTCGGATCTTAGATTCGGTGTTAAGAACAAGGTGGACATGATCTTTGCCTCTTTCATCCGTACTGGCGACGATATCAAGGCCATCCGTGAGGTTTTGGGTGAGGACGGAAAGCACATTCAAATCATTGCTAAGATTGAGAACCAACAAGGTGTCAACAACTTCGACGACATTCTTAAGGAGACTGACGGTGTCATGGTTGCTCGTGGTGATTTGGGTATTGAGATCCCTGCCTCCAAGGTTTTCATTGTTCAAAAGCAGCTCATTGCCAAGTGTAACTTGGCTGGTAAGCCCGTTATCTGTGCCACTCAGATGTTGGAGTCCATGACTTACAACCCCCGTCCTACCCGTGCCGAGGTTTCGGATGTTGGTAACGCTATTTTGGACGGTGCTGACTGTGTGATGTTGTCTGGTGAGACCGCCAAGGGTAAGTACCCTGTTGAGGCCGTTTCCATGATGCACGAGACCGCCATTGTTGCCGAGAAGGCCATTGCCTACCAACCCTTGTTCAACGAGATCCGTTCTTTGGCTCCTTTGCCCACCTCTACCTCAGAGACtgttgccattgctgctgttgccgCCAGTTTCGAGCAACAAGCCAAGGCCATTATTGTCTTGTCGACCAGTGGATCCACTGCCCGTCTGTGTTCGAAGTACAGACCCAATTGCCCCATTCTCATGGTCACCAGAAACGAGATTGCCGCCCGATACTGCCACTTATACCGTGGGGTGTACCCATTCGTCTACGAGAAGCCCCGTGCTTCCAACTCTGGCGAGTGGCAACAAGACGTCGAGGCCCGTCTCCTGTGGGGAATGCAACAAGGTATCGATCTCGGCATCTTGAACAGAGGCGAGACCGTGGTTGTCATCCAAGGATGGACCGGTGGTCTTGGCCACTCCAACACCCTCCGTATCTTGGAAGCCAAATAA
- a CDS encoding uricase produces the protein MLTQAIYGKDNVRVLKVKKNPQNPNYQDVIELRVCVLLEGDIDESYTKADNASIVPTDTVKNTIHILAKQTEVWPIELFGATLTNHFVTKYSHIHAAHASITQYRWTRYEVDGKLHPHSFIQDGAETRVVHVVKRDTAGSAFSINSGIKGLTVLKSTGSMFYGYNKDDFTTLKETTDRILSTDVDASWLWAAKTVPTLAAVEKLASSGVFDDAYTKARAITLRTFALENSASVQATMYNMANQILAATTHVESVHYELPNKHYFNIDLSWHHGLKNLGKDAEVYAPQSDPNGFIKCTVDRTKSKL, from the coding sequence ATGTTGACTCAAGCCATCTACGGAAAGGACAATGTCAGAGTGTTGAAGGTCAAGAAGAACCCTCAGAACCCCAACTACCAGGACGTCATTGAACTGCGAGTGTGTGTCTTGTTGGAAGGAGACATTGACGAATCGTATACCAAGGCCGACAATGCGTCGATTGTGCCCACTGACACCGTCAAGAACACCATTCACATTTTGGCCAAACAAACTGAAGTATGGCCAATTGAGCTGTTTGGCGCTACTTTGACCAACCACTTTGTCACCAAGTACTCTCATATCCATGCTGCTCATGCTTCTATCACCCAATATAGATGGACTCGTTACGAGGTCGACGGCAAACTGCATCCCCATTCGTTCATCCAAGACGGTGCTGAGACCCGGGTGGTCCATGTTGTTAAGAGGGACACTGCGGGCTCGGCGTTCTCCATTAATTCAGGAATCAAGGGACTTACTGTTCTCAAGTCGACAGGATCCATGTTCTACGGATACAACAAAGACGATTTCACCACCCTCAAGGAGACCACCGACCGTATTCTGTCTACTGATGTCGATGCTTCGTGGCTGTGGGCTGCTAAGACTGTTCCTAcacttgctgctgtcgaaAAACTGGCTTCTTCTGGCGTATTTGACGATGCGTACACCAAAGCACGAGCCATAACACTCCGCACCTTTGCACTCGAGAACTCGGCCTCCGTGCAAGCCACCATGTACAACATGGCCAACCAGATCCTTGCTGCCACTACCCACGTCGAATCAGTACACTACGAGCTGCCCAACAAGCATTACTTCAACATCGACCTGTCCTGGCACCACGGGCTCAAAAACCTCGGCAAAGACGCTGAGGTCTACGCCCCGCAATCCGACCCCAACGGCTTCATCAAGTGCACCGTCGACCGCACCAAGTCCAAGTTGTAA
- the LEU5 gene encoding Leu5p (Mitochondrial carrier protein; involved in the accumulation of CoA in the mitochondrial matrix; homolog of human Graves disease protein; does not encode an isozyme of Leu4p, as first hypothesized; GO_component: GO:0016021 - integral component of membrane [Evidence IEA]; GO_component: GO:0016021 - integral component of membrane [Evidence ISM] [PMID 12192589]; GO_component: GO:0016020 - membrane [Evidence IEA]; GO_component: GO:0005743 - mitochondrial inner membrane [Evidence IEA,IEA,IEA]; GO_component: GO:0005743 - mitochondrial inner membrane [Evidence IDA] [PMID 11158296]; GO_component: GO:0005739 - mitochondrion [Evidence IEA]; GO_component: GO:0005739 - mitochondrion [Evidence IDA] [PMID 16823961]; GO_function: GO:0015228 - coenzyme A transmembrane transporter activity [Evidence IMP] [PMID 11158296]; GO_process: GO:0015880 - coenzyme A transport [Evidence IMP] [PMID 11158296]; GO_process: GO:0055085 - transmembrane transport [Evidence IEA]; GO_process: GO:0006810 - transport [Evidence IEA]), with translation MSTSSRTIPLGGRHAHHETARIEEYNDDDVAVATSNTHRPKLNHKKTKREDKQSLDYVVKSGIAGGLAGSAAKTLIAPLDRVKILFQTSNPEFRKYTGSWTGFYKAGKHIVVSEGPLGLFRGHSATLLRIFPYAGIKFIAYEQVRGILIPSSEYETSLRRLLSGSLSGVASVFCTYPLDLIRVRLAYDHTGAVKAARQASKTAVNTAAVSTKSSSKLASNMASAAASAAASSSGSTGTTSSPSPSPTTTASSLSSANNPTKRSPGRLASIITTIYNEPSHASLKIANFYRGFTPTVLGMIPYAGVSFWAHDSFHDIFRSKLLRSIAVDYSMPESEHLNATTSRRPLKAWAQLTAGGLSGLFAQTASYPLEVVRRRMQVSGAVGNHERQHIISTAKLIIRERGIRGLFVGLTIGYMKVVPMFACSFFVYERAKMLLGI, from the coding sequence ATGTCAACGTCGTCTCGGACCATTCCACTGGGTGGCCGTCATGCCCATCACGAAACAGCAAGGATAGAAGAATACAACGATGACGACGTTGCAGTAGCGACGTCTAATACTCATAGACCAAAACTCAACCATAAAAAGACAAAACGAGAAGACAAGCAGAGTCTGGATTACGTGGTGAAATCTGGTATAGCCGGCGGTCTAGCAGGCTCTGCTGCGAAAACGTTGATAGCACCTCTAGACCGAGTCAAGATCTTGTTCCAGACCTCGAACCCAGAGTTTAGAAAGTATACTGGGTCCTGGACTGGCTTTTATAAAGCAGGAAAACACATTGTAGTTTCTGAGGGACCGCTGGGCCTGTTCCGTGGTCATTCTGCTACTCTGTTGAGAATCTTCCCCTATGCAGGAATCAAGTTTATTGCATACGAACAAGTTCGAGGGATCCTGATCCCCAGTTCGGAATATGAAACATCATTAAGAAGACTTCTGTCAGGCTCATTATCTGGCGTAGCATCTGTGTTTTGCACATATCCATTAGATCTGATTAGAGTGAGGTTGGCTTATGACCATACAGGAGCTGTCAAAGCAGCTCGACAGGCATCCAAGACAGCAGTCAATACCgctgctgtttctactAAATCAAGTTCAAAACTAGCTTCGAACAtggcttctgctgctgcttctgctgctgcttcttctagtgGATCTACTGGTACCACCTCATCACCCTCTCCATCTCCAACTACCACTGCATCAAGTCTCTCCTCGGCCAACAATCCAACTAAACGTAGTCCCGGCCGACTTGCGAGCATTATTACAACCATTTATAATGAACCCAGTCATGCATCATTAAAAATCGCCAATTTCTACCGAGGATTCACACCGACAGTACTTGGTATGATCCCATACGCCGGAGTATCGTTCTGGGCCCACGACTCATTCCACGACATCTTCCGATCCAAACTCTTACGATCAATTGCCGTCGATTATTCCATGCCAGAATCAGAACATCTCAATGCCACCACGTCACGACGACCACTGAAAGCATGGGCTCAACTGACTGCTGGCGGACTGTCAGGTCTGTTCGCACAAACCGCATCCTACCCGCTCGAAGTAGTCCGACGACGAATGCAAGTCAGCGGTGCTGTTGGCAACCATGAACGACAACACATCATCTCGACCGCCAAACTCATCATCCGTGAACGCGGCATCCGCGGCCTCTTCGTGGGACTCACCATCGGGTACATGAAAGTGGTCCCCATGTTCGCATGCTCCTTTTTCGTCTACGAACGGGCCAAAATGCTCCTCGGTATTTaa
- the TCD2 gene encoding Tcd2p (tRNA threonylcarbamoyladenosine dehydratase; required for the ct6A tRNA base modification, where an adenosine at position 37 is modified to form a cyclized active ester with an oxazolone ring; localized to the mitochondrial outer membrane; TCD2 has a paralog, TCD1, that arose from the whole genome duplication; GO_component: GO:0016021 - integral component of membrane [Evidence IEA]; GO_component: GO:0016020 - membrane [Evidence IEA]; GO_component: GO:0005741 - mitochondrial outer membrane [Evidence IEA,IEA]; GO_component: GO:0005741 - mitochondrial outer membrane [Evidence IDA] [PMID 16407407]; GO_component: GO:0005739 - mitochondrion [Evidence IEA]; GO_component: GO:0005739 - mitochondrion [Evidence IDA] [PMID 14562095]; GO_component: GO:0005739 - mitochondrion [Evidence IDA] [PMID 14576278]; GO_component: GO:0005739 - mitochondrion [Evidence IDA] [PMID 16823961]; GO_function: GO:0003824 - catalytic activity [Evidence IEA]; GO_function: GO:0061503 - tRNA threonylcarbamoyladenosine dehydratase [Evidence IMP] [PMID 23242255]; GO_process: GO:0061504 - cyclic threonylcarbamoyladenosine biosynthetic process [Evidence IMP] [PMID 23242255]), translating to MDRVKTELVVGAVALGALAGVAATLGVQFWSQSRAGGAPVAGKPGSDGLSSKTAVPAHDEDLIQEQLARNIAFLGEKGASKVRNSHIVIVGVGGVGSWVATMLVRSGVGKVTLIDFDQVTLSSLNRHATATLADVGTPKVHSVAKFLNSVAPWVEITPIVALWTKDSTHLLDGASFVVDCIDNIDTKVDLLEYCYKNEIPVISSMGAGCKADPTRIRVADLSMSIEDPLSRSTRRRLRLRGITTGIPVVFSAEKPGKDKAKLLELDEEEFQKGKVDELSVLQDFRVRILPVLGPLPAIFGLTIATHLLTFIGDYTSVYDPVLGGYSLAGKQRTKFYDSAMQSLIGQAARMGWKETRDVPVDLNDIGYLIDEVFCGKTITGQCNRICLTTWDPSKPMKIGNIVPVSKEQQNLHEKEIIKGNKSLEEVYSPDTLDHVRRRLDLGLWYDRFR from the coding sequence ATGGATAGAGTAAAGACCGAGCTGGTGGTTGGTGCGGTGGCTTTAGGGGCTTTGGCCGGCGTTGCAGCGACTCTGGGTGTACAGTTTTGGAGTCAGTCGAGAGCAGGTGGTGCTCCGGTGGCTGGTAAGCCGGGGAGTGACGGTTTATCATCCAAGACAGCGGTTCCTGCTCATGATGAAGACCTGATTCAGGAGCAGTTGGCAAGAAATATAGCATTTTTGGGCGAGAAAGGAGCTTCTAAAGTCCGCAACTCGCATATTGTGATTGTAGGAGTCGGTGGTGTAGGTTCATGGGTGGCTACAATGCTGGTAAGAAGTGGTGTGGGTAAAGTGACACTGATAGATTTCGACCAAGTCACATTATCCTCGTTGAATAGGcatgctactgctactttAGCCGACGTGGGTACTCCCAAAGTACACAGTGTAGCGAAATTTTTGAACTCAGTAGCTCCTTGGGTGGAAATTACTCCGATAGTTGCATTGTGGACTAAGGACTCGACACATCTTCTTGATGGAGCCAGTTTCGTAGTCGATTGTATTGACAATATTGATACGAAGGTGGATTTACTGGAATACTGTTATAAGAACGAGATTCCTGTTATCAGTTCGATGGGTGCTGGATGTAAAGCGGACCCCACGAGAATCCGAGTGGCAGATTTATCCATGTCAATTGAAGATCCATTATCACGATCGACCCGACGAAGATTACGATTAAGAGGTATTACTACGGGAATTCCCGTTGTTTTCTCTGCTGAAAAGCCTGGTAAAGATAAAGCCAAGCTGTTAGAGctggatgaagaagagttcCAGAAAGGCAAAGTCGACGAACTGTCGGTATTACAGGATTTCCGAGTGCGTATTCTGCCAGTATTGGGACCTTTACCGGCTATTTTTGGGCTTACTATTGCCACTCATTTGCTGACATTTATCGGAGATTACACATCGGTATACGATCCAGTGCTTGGAGGATACTCGTTAGCAGGCAAGCAACGAACCAAGTTCTACGACAGTGCCATGCAAAGTCTCATTGGCCAGGCCGCACGGATGGGATGGAAAGAGACCCGCGACGTGCCCGTAGACCTCAACGATATCGGGTACCTAATAGACGAAGTGTTCTGCGGCAAAACTATCACTGGCCAGTGCAACCGGATCTGTCTCACGACCTGGGACCCGTCGAAACCCATGAAAATCGGCAACATCGTGCCCGTCAGCAAAGAGCAACAGAACCTCCACGAAAAAGAGATCATCAAAGGCAACAAATCCCTCGAAGAAGTGTACTCCCCAGACACCCTCGACCACGTGCGACGCCGTCTTGACCTCGGGCTCTGGTACGACCGTTTCCGCTAG